The following are encoded in a window of Amphibacillus xylanus NBRC 15112 genomic DNA:
- the guaB gene encoding IMP dehydrogenase, translating into MREDKFTKEGITFDDVLLIPAASEVLPRDVSIQSKLTKNLTLNIPILSAGMDTVTEAEMAIAMARQGGLGIIHKNMSIEEQAEMIDRVKRSESGVITNPFFLMPDNQVFDAEHLMSKYRISGVPIVNNPEDKILVGILTNRDLRFIEDYSIKISDVMTSENLITAPVGTTLDEASKILQKHRIEKLPLIDDQGVLKGLITIKDIEKVIEFPNAAKDSQGRLLCGAAVGVTADSMTRIDKLVEAGVDCIVIDTAHGHSKGVIDQVKLVRAKYPELDIIAGNVATGEATRALIEAGASIIKVGIGPGSICTTRIVAGVGVPQITAVYDCAKVADEYGVPVIADGGIKYSGDIAKAIAAGAKAVMLGSLLAGVTESPGETEIFQGRRYKVYRGMGSVSAMKSGSKDRYFQDTNDTKKLVPEGIEGRTAYKGPLADTIHQLVGGLRASMGYCGSKDIETLRLEGQFVRMTGNGLRESHPHNVQITKEAPNYSVQ; encoded by the coding sequence ATGAGGGAGGACAAGTTTACAAAAGAAGGTATTACATTTGATGATGTGTTATTAATACCTGCGGCATCTGAAGTTTTACCGAGAGATGTATCTATTCAATCAAAATTAACTAAAAATCTGACATTAAACATTCCAATTTTAAGTGCTGGTATGGATACGGTAACCGAAGCTGAAATGGCAATTGCTATGGCAAGACAAGGTGGACTAGGGATTATCCATAAAAATATGTCGATTGAAGAACAAGCTGAAATGATTGATCGAGTAAAGCGTTCTGAAAGTGGTGTTATAACAAATCCATTTTTCTTAATGCCAGATAATCAAGTATTTGATGCAGAACATTTAATGAGTAAATATCGTATTTCAGGAGTACCAATTGTTAATAATCCTGAAGATAAGATCCTTGTTGGTATTTTAACAAATCGTGATCTTCGCTTTATTGAAGATTATTCAATTAAAATCTCTGATGTTATGACGAGTGAGAATTTAATTACTGCTCCAGTAGGCACTACTCTAGATGAGGCAAGCAAAATTTTACAAAAACATCGAATTGAAAAATTACCATTAATAGATGATCAAGGCGTACTAAAAGGCTTGATCACCATTAAGGATATTGAAAAAGTAATTGAGTTCCCAAATGCAGCTAAAGATAGTCAAGGCCGCTTACTGTGTGGCGCAGCAGTTGGAGTAACTGCTGATTCAATGACTCGTATTGATAAATTGGTTGAAGCAGGCGTTGATTGTATCGTTATTGATACTGCGCATGGTCATTCAAAAGGCGTAATTGATCAAGTAAAACTTGTACGCGCAAAGTATCCTGAATTAGATATTATTGCTGGTAATGTTGCAACAGGTGAAGCAACAAGAGCATTAATTGAAGCGGGTGCGTCAATAATTAAAGTTGGAATTGGACCTGGTTCGATTTGTACAACACGTATCGTTGCAGGTGTTGGCGTTCCACAAATTACAGCAGTATATGATTGTGCAAAAGTTGCTGATGAATATGGAGTACCTGTTATAGCTGATGGTGGTATTAAGTATTCTGGTGATATAGCTAAAGCTATAGCAGCAGGGGCTAAAGCAGTTATGCTTGGTAGTTTACTTGCAGGGGTAACAGAAAGCCCAGGTGAAACAGAAATATTCCAAGGCCGTCGTTATAAAGTTTATCGTGGTATGGGATCAGTATCAGCAATGAAATCTGGTTCAAAAGACCGTTATTTCCAAGATACTAATGATACTAAGAAATTAGTTCCTGAAGGTATTGAAGGTCGAACAGCTTATAAAGGCCCACTTGCAGACACAATCCATCAGCTTGTCGGTGGTTTACGTGCAAGTATGGGGTACTGCGGATCTAAAGATATTGAAACATTACGCTTAGAGGGACAATTCGTTCGCATGACTGGTAATGGTCTGCGCGAGTCACACCCACATAATGTTCAAATTACAAAAGAAGCACCAAACTATTCAGTTCAATAA
- a CDS encoding HD-GYP domain-containing protein: MFVHPNQLVEKCLIVSDVYGPSNYPIIKKDTVITATHIKVLKSFLIDRVEVDPNLVNGQPFKPNQVIKVEEKPIKKRKVTMVNQSPFFEHYQSVVSEYEKLFLQWQSGSPLDINKVRQIIVPLLERVDQYQGLIFLLGKYTKKDKYLYQHSVAVSLLSTILAKRLGFERESIQIGIAAFIADSGMSKINQRILNLSRKLTHAELKEIKKHTTYSYRLIEKNAALTRSAKLAVLQHHERVDGKGYPLGLPKERINPYAMIIAIAAAFHAMTSNRLYQERVSFFEAIIEMKKLASKQFDERYLKVFTTCLEDALLDKKVYLSNEQSGTIVALRFTNIPEVIIQIDNTYEIISLLDQKDIKVKSII, encoded by the coding sequence TTGTTTGTTCATCCTAATCAACTTGTCGAAAAGTGTTTAATCGTAAGTGATGTATATGGTCCATCTAATTATCCAATCATTAAAAAAGATACCGTCATCACTGCAACACATATTAAAGTATTAAAAAGTTTTTTAATTGATCGGGTTGAGGTTGATCCTAATTTAGTTAATGGTCAACCATTTAAACCAAATCAAGTTATTAAAGTTGAAGAAAAGCCTATCAAGAAAAGAAAGGTGACTATGGTTAATCAGTCGCCTTTCTTTGAACACTATCAATCTGTTGTATCAGAATATGAAAAACTATTTCTACAATGGCAAAGTGGATCACCGTTAGACATTAATAAAGTTAGACAAATAATTGTCCCTTTATTAGAGCGAGTTGACCAATATCAAGGGTTGATCTTTCTATTAGGCAAATATACAAAAAAAGATAAGTACTTATACCAGCATAGCGTAGCTGTTAGTTTGCTAAGTACAATTTTAGCTAAACGCCTTGGTTTTGAAAGAGAATCAATTCAAATAGGTATTGCTGCATTTATTGCTGATAGTGGTATGTCTAAAATCAATCAACGTATATTAAATCTTAGTCGTAAATTAACTCATGCAGAATTAAAAGAAATAAAGAAACACACAACATATTCATATCGTCTAATTGAAAAAAATGCTGCTTTAACGCGTTCTGCTAAATTAGCTGTACTGCAGCATCATGAACGTGTTGACGGTAAAGGGTATCCTTTAGGCTTACCAAAAGAGAGAATTAATCCATATGCAATGATCATAGCAATAGCTGCTGCTTTTCATGCGATGACATCAAATCGCTTATATCAAGAGAGAGTTTCCTTTTTTGAAGCGATCATAGAGATGAAAAAGTTAGCTAGTAAACAATTTGATGAACGCTACTTAAAAGTATTTACTACATGTTTAGAAGATGCATTATTAGATAAGAAAGTTTACTTATCAAACGAACAATCAGGTACAATTGTTGCGTTAAGATTTACTAATATACCCGAAGTGATCATTCAAATTGATAACACATATGAAATTATTTCATTATTAGATCAAAAGGATATTAAAGTTAAGTCAATCATTTAA